ACGATCTTCCCGAAGTGCTCGCTCGCGGCGAGCGCGCGGTGTGCTTCCGCGGCGTCGGCGAGCGGGAGCACGCGGTGCACGACGGCGCGGATGCGGCCCGCGGCGAGGTCGTC
This window of the Deltaproteobacteria bacterium genome carries:
- a CDS encoding zinc-binding dehydrogenase, whose protein sequence is DDLAAGRIRAVVHRVLPLADAAEAHRALAASEHFGKIVLTP